In the Lampris incognitus isolate fLamInc1 chromosome 11, fLamInc1.hap2, whole genome shotgun sequence genome, one interval contains:
- the ankrd50l gene encoding ankyrin repeat domain-containing protein 50 — protein sequence MVVVDSLDPGCSGGARDGFVGAEGAPGGAGYYRRAPMQSSTLLPSWLLLVCSARRQNKAVCKMFSGFRKLCLDDLRKPPPVRDVQQYILRRLDQEGALRRQLTPETADMLNLLHIKSGGCFLFLERVLDGVAASLVGLREIRDIPGTLNGLYLWLCQRLFPRGLFLHVRPLLNVLLAAPRPLTPHQLYTAAWTQDTSLSLQVFQSKLQTLSPLLIDGPGSSKLLFHASFAEWLLDVKYCTQKYLCSMVEGHSMLAMVLTLKGPHLDTEETCQLGTHLIYSGVHKDNPSLLALWMLWAGVPTLTARLSPRVHSLSPSTYKSSPSRPPVLVSQEVLQLLMRSGLFPPTCSSDVSLTLGVHCVGGGRTAVQQALEQQESVKMLLDSGISVNQIDSTDGRTLLASAAYAGSADIGSILLTRGADPLISDNQGQTPLTLASRQGHIKVLSLLLEWAKDQEPETAARMLEHADSEGWTALRSAAWGGHSEAVRLLLDAGVDVEGCDGEGRTALRAAAWGGHEEILLTLLDYGAQVDKADREGRTPLIAAAYMGHREAVEILLDHNAEVDLADGDGRTALSVAALCVPTAAGVKGYGEVASLLLERGADPVHRDRDGMTPLLLAAYEGHEDIVELLLEAGADVDETASPDANTPAATAVTPLLAAAAMGHISTVGRILFWGAAVDAIDGEGKTALSLAAARGSVEVVRALLDRGLDENHKDDMGWTPLHAAACEGHRTVCAALTERGSTARVGEMDIEGRTPLILAAQEDHCSTVRLLLDRRSPIDHRAYDGHSALSAAILEGHAEVAELLMRRGADTDVRDAEGRPLLYLLVLEDHLKMAALLVEKGGVPLESRDSEGRTALHVASWQGNVEAVGLLLRHGADSNAQDKEGRPPLHSVAWRGHAEVGQILLEAKGITVDLACCQQGATALSIAAQEGHTNIVAMLLEKGANPDHMDKYGRRPVKVAGKRGHFPIVRLLESYGAKPYPGLLPPSNPLSPARKSPSSASSGSNGVDGGLIVSCLSGGAAATSTSSASSPGSTAERFHSMQSSQNSSTCHSLATVQTVPADSLSFTQQIQQHSLPRSRSRPSTLLPPGSSAQGSLHRSSQRKPKESPPPTICTVTAMMHNCELSQKGFSSGFDYPNKQKPQNSNLIKADHSNYGGGKWNSVMASLGVMPGQDGPLKVAKNRESPPLGYPYQLQSPYQGETWDSGPQKNILSPPCYSYAPVLPISALQEDTMVTMTTTDPQLNLKQAIKLQFEGPTSAALYKRETPL from the exons ATGGTAGTGGTGGACTCATTAGACCCAGGCTGCAGCGGTGGGGCACGAGATGGTTTTGTTGGGGCAGAAGGAGCCCCAGGAGGAGCGGGGTACTATCGCAGAGCTCCTATGCAGTCATCAACACTGCTTCCCAGCTGGCTGCTGCTGGTCTGTTCTGCCCGCCGCCAGAACAAAGCTGTGTGCAAGATGTTCTCAG GTTTTCGGAAGTTATGTCTGGATGACTTGAGGAAGCCACCTCCTGTGCGCGATGTGCAACAGTATATCCTCCGTCGGCTGGACCAGGAGGGGGCACTGCGCCGTCAGCTGACCCCTGAGACggctgacatgctgaacctgCTCCATATCAAGAGCGGAGGCTGTTTTCTATTCCTGGAGCGTGTGCTGGATGGCGTGGCGGCATCCCTGGTGGGCCTGCGAGAGATACGGGACATCCCCGGAACTCTCAATGGCCTCTACCTGTGGCTGTGCCAGAGACTCTTCCCCCGGGGGCTCTTCCTCCATGTCAGGCCTCTTCTCAATGTTCTCCTAGCTGCCCCAAGGCCACTCACCCCCCATCAGCTCTACACAGCAGCCTGGACCCAGGACACATCGCTCAGCCTTCAGGTCTTCCAGAGTAAACTCCAaaccctctcccctctcctcatcGATGGCCCTGGGAGCAGCAAGCTGCTTTTTCATGCCAGCTTTGCTGAGTGGCTATTGGACGTCAAGTACTGCACACAGAAATACCTGTGTAGCATGGTGGAGGGTCACAGCATGTTGGCCATGGTTTTAACTCTTAAAGGACCTCACCTGGACACAGAGGAAACCTGCCAGCTAGGCACCCACCTGATCTACTCTGGTGTCCACAAGGACAACCCTTCCTTACTAGCATTGTGGATGCTCTGGGCTGGAGTGCCCACTCTCACTGCTAGGCTTAGTCCTAGGGTACACAGTCTCAGCCCTAGCACCTATAAGTCTTCCCCATCTCGGCCTCCTGTTCTGGTCAGCCAGGAAGTCCTTCAGCTCTTAATGAGAAGTGGACTCTTTCCTCCTACCTGCTCCTCAGATGTCAGCCTAACTCTGGGAGTGCATTGTGTAGGTGGAGGGAGAACAGCTGTTCAACAAGCATTAGAACAACAGGAATCTGTAAAGATGCTACTGGATAGTGGGATCAGTGTAAATCAAATTGACTCCACAGATGGGCGAACCTTGCTTGCCAGTGCAGCATATGCAGGCTCTGCAGATATAGGCAGCATTCTCCTAACTCGGGGAGCTGATCCATTGATCAGTGACAATCAAGGTCAAACACCACTTACTCTGGCTTCCAGGCAGGGTCACATCAAGGTGCTGTCACTACTTCTGGAGTGGGCTAAGGACCAGGAGCCAGAAACAGCAGCAAGGATGCTGGAGCATGCAGACAGTGAGGGCTGGACAGCGCTTCGCTCTGCTGCATGGGGGGGACACAGTGAGGCAGTACGTCTTCTGCTGGATGCAGGGGTGGACGTTGAGGGATGTGATGGTGAGGGCCGGACAGCACTGAGGGCCGCAGCCTGGGGGGGTCATGAGGAGATCCTCCTGACCCTGCTGGACTACGGGGCACAAGTGGACAAGGCTGACCGTGAGGGACGCACACCACTCATTGCCGCTGCCTACATGGGACACCGTGAGGCAGTGGAGATCTTGCTGGACCACAATGCAGAGGTTGACTTAGCTGATGGAGATGGGCGGACAGCTCTGTCAGTAGCTGCACTCTGTGTCCCCACAGCAGCAGGGGTCAAAGGTTATGGGGAGGTTGCCAGTCTGCTACTGGAGCGTGGAGCAGATCCAGTACACCGAGACCGAGACGGAATGACACCGTTGCTTCTTGCAGCTTATGAGGGCCATGAGGACATAGTTGAACTATTGTTGGAAGCAGGGGCTGATGTAGATGAAACAGCTAGCCCTGATGCCAACACTCCTGCAGCAACCGCTGTCACACCACTGCTAGCCGCTGCAGCTATGGGCCACATCAGCACTGTAGGGCGCATTCTGTTCTGGGGTGCGGCTGTGGATGCCATTGATGGTGAGGGGAAAACAGCGCTGAGTCTGGCAGCAGCAAGAGGCAGTGTAGAGGTGGTCCGTGCCTTACTGGACAGAGGTCTGGATGAGAACCATAAGGATGATATGGGCTGGACACCATTGCATGCTGCCGCCTGTGAGGGCCATCGAACTGTGTGTGCTGCATTGACAGAGAGGGGCAGTACGGCACGGGTAGGCGAGATGGACATTGAAGGACGCACCCCCCTTATATTGGCTGCCCAGGAGGACCACTGCAGCACAGTCAGGTTATTGCTGGATAGACGCTCTCCCATCGACCATCGGGCCTATGACGGACATTCTGCCTTAAGTGCTGCCATCCTGGAGGGCCATGCCGAGGTAGCAGAACTACTAATGAGGCGAGGGGCAGACACAGATGTCCGAGATGCAGAGGGACGGCCTCTGCTCTACCTCCTGGTGCTGGAGGATCACCTCAAAATGGCTGCTCTTCTCGTGGAGAAAGGAGGGGTTCCCCTGGAGTCCAGGGACTCTGAGGGGCGCACTGCACTACACGTGGCCTCCTGGCAGGGAAATGTAGAAGCAGTGGGGCTGCTTCTGAGGCATGGGGCTGACTCCAATGCACAGGATAAAGAGGGGAGGCCACCATTACACTCAGTGGCATGGAGAGGGCATGCTGAAGTGGGACAAATTCTCTTAGAGGCCAAGGGAATCACTGTAGACCTAGCCTGCTGCCAACAGGGGGCAACAGCTCTAAGCATAGCTGCTCAGGAAGGACACACCAATATAGTGGCCATGCTTTTGGAAAAAGGTGCAAATCCTGACCACATGGACAAATATGGTCGCAGACCAGTCAAAGTAGCTGGAAAACGTGGCCACTTTCCCATTGTCAGGCTCCTAGAGAGCTATGGAGCCAAACCATACCCAGGCCTACTGCCCCCCTCTAACCCACTCTCTCCTGCAAGGAAGAGCCCCTCCTCAGCCAGCTCAGGGAGTAATGGAGTTGATGGTGGCCTCATCGTGTCATGTCTGTCAGGAGGAGcagctgccacctccacctcctcagcATCGTCTCCAGGCTCCACTGCCGAGCGGTTTCATTCCATGCAAAGTTCCCAGAACTCATCTACCTGCCATTCCTTGGCCACTGTACAGACAGTGCCAGCTGACAGTCTGAGCTTCACCCAGCAGATCCAACAGCACTCACTGCCCCGCAGTCGCAGCCGGCCCTCAACCCTCCTACCACCAGGGAGCTCAGCCCAAGGCAGTCTCCACAGAAGCAGCCAGAGGAAACCCAAGGAGAGTCCTCCTCCCACCATTTGCACCGTGACTGCCATGATGCACAACTGTGAACTTTCTCAGAAAGGCTTCTCTTCTGGGTTTGActacccaaacaaacaaaaaccccaaAACTCCAACCTGATCAAAGCTGACCATTCTAACTATGGAGGGGGTAAATGGAACTCTGTTATGGCTTCCCTTGGAGTAATGCCTGGCCAAGATGGCCCTTTGAAGGTTGCCAAAAACAGGGAGAGTCCACCTTTAGGCTATCCCTATCAGCTCCAAAGCCCTTATCAAGGGGAGACTTGGGACTCTGGACCCCAGAAGAACATTCTCTCACCTCCCTGCTACAGTTATGCCCCAGTGTTGCCTATCAGTGCCTTACAGGAAGATACCATGGTTACTATGACAACTACAGACCCCCAGCTCAACCTGAAACAGGCCATCAAGCTGCAATTTGAAGGTCCAACCAGTGCAGCCTTATACAAGAGAGAAACACCTCTGTGA
- the ankrd50 gene encoding LOW QUALITY PROTEIN: ankyrin repeat domain-containing protein 50 (The sequence of the model RefSeq protein was modified relative to this genomic sequence to represent the inferred CDS: inserted 4 bases in 4 codons; deleted 2 bases in 1 codon) has product MALSFMSKRLGVVEWMILEAACVILLKVVTCAYAAERIANGSSLLRGRRFYCREWXLDKLRRCLEXRSTPGRPPGLLVMAGPGAGKTALCTRWVCPTSEWGLAAGLAPRCLASHFCXEEDQRSTVVWRFVLGLVEQLRASPLLPPEYKEILNTPSVSSTLEPLHCKKXPDDTFKVQS; this is encoded by the exons ATGGCTCTGTCGTTTATGTCTAAGAGGTTGGGTGTAGTGGAGTGGATGATCCTGGAGGCAGCATGTGTGATCCTG TTGAAGGTAGTTACCTGTGCATACGCCGCGGAACGCATtgcgaatgg CTCCAGCCTTCTACGGGGCCGCCGCTTCTACTGCCGAGAAT GCCTGGACAAGCTGCGGCGCTGCCTGG CCCGTTCCACCCCTGGGCGACCCCCAGGGCTGTTGGTGATGGCAGGGCCTGGTGCAGGAAAGACGGCGCTGTGCACC AGGTGGGTGTGTCCCACCTCGGAGTGGGGTCTTGCGGCAGGGCTGGCGCCGCGCTGCCTGGCCTCACACTTCT CTGAGGAGGACCAGAGGAGCACAGTTGTATGGAGATTTGTTTTGGGCCTGGTGGAACAGCTCCGCGCCTCACCTCTACTCCCTCCGGAGTACAAGGAGATCCTAAACACCCCCTCAGTGTCTTCCACTTTAGAGCCTCTCCACTGCAAAA ACCCTGATGACACTTTCAAAG TGCAGAGCTAG